A DNA window from Arachis duranensis cultivar V14167 chromosome 3, aradu.V14167.gnm2.J7QH, whole genome shotgun sequence contains the following coding sequences:
- the LOC127745673 gene encoding extensin-2-like, which translates to MVNYMIKISTFVPSTLFQFNKGNVDFNGNMYQGWNTPRWEESQGIDHSYWQQPPNTYSYNFPPNACQFNGYGDSFYENQPPPYAYESYPQHDAQPYSQASFYDPYPSYNQSSMPYSYDH; encoded by the exons atggtGAATTATATGATAAAGAT atctacttttgttccttctactctctttcaattcaataaag gaaatgtggaCTTCAATGGTAACATGTACCAAGGATGGAACACTCCAAGATGGGAGGagtctcaaggaattgatcactcctattggcaacaacctccgaaTACTTATAGTTATAATTTCCCTCCTAATGCATGCCaattcaatggctatggtgactcATTTTATGAaaatcaaccaccaccatatgcctatgaatcttatcctcaacatgatgctcaaccatactcacaagcctctttctatgatccatatccatcatataaCCAATCATCTATGCCATATTCTTATGACcattga